One window from the genome of Rufibacter tibetensis encodes:
- a CDS encoding DUF5686 family protein has translation MMCALAAHAQTTPLVGRVHDSENHKALDYVTVHLNSAKVPAFTDESGQYILRKYSPTDTVTFTLLGYKPIIKSIKDLQAKPDIAMVRQSYTLQEVVVRPRENPAHRIVRAAAKNKLNYLPENQAAIQFGTYTLMKGSILEREAKDKKKGFSKRYAPYLDSLTISDNPSRTASLPIFQSETIKETYYSREPRKSKEILKASKVVGVGVEREGQIAQLLNAQAEHFSLNQNWMRMFDKDFVSPIANQWASYYDYDLEDSVETSSGKVYRLKILPKRSQDLTFEGTMWIADGSFSLRRIDIRLNKGVALNFVTGLHIVQAWDEKNPSLLPVSSKRQFQITGLPGTDVRLFVESVTTYTDLVVGQPKPEEFFDMTHQISDSALKYKEDYWQAVRPQAFSPEELKRVQAIAQINKLPEIQSTVKLIRIVVEGHMPLNDKLEWGPVFGTYVFNKLEGHRIQFGGRTTEAFHPNWILNGYLGYGTRDESFKSLLNIRYIANRQQWTEWGVSYLNDVGPASLDLNNSQLNSLFFSAFRWGKMNFPYQQERMQMWAEREWLPGFRQRVTFRHTNYRPEFDTKLMGGEKDGSPFGVFSTTDVSLSLRYSPDLKMLIRHYEKIPISNSNAPIFGLDVSAGIRGVMNSDLNYQEVALSVEQRVRAGIFGYGRYYLKAGKTFSKVPLPMLQVPIGNETPFFILHGYNLMPFFSFATDEYVSLRYDHHFEGAFSITNRLPLLKKTKMLLVAGGAVLYGRLSDKNKPTQTVGPEQSRNFRSLGKTPYAEVNVGFKNIFQLLRVDLVHRLTYKELDSPLWGVRLSVSVNP, from the coding sequence ATGATGTGTGCATTGGCAGCGCATGCCCAGACTACCCCTTTAGTGGGGCGAGTTCATGATTCAGAGAACCATAAGGCGCTTGATTATGTCACAGTACACCTGAATTCTGCTAAGGTGCCCGCCTTCACAGATGAATCCGGGCAGTACATCCTCCGCAAGTATTCGCCCACTGATACAGTTACGTTTACCCTTCTTGGGTATAAGCCTATCATAAAGTCCATCAAAGATCTTCAGGCGAAGCCAGACATTGCCATGGTGCGGCAGAGCTATACCCTGCAAGAGGTGGTGGTGCGACCCAGGGAGAACCCTGCCCATCGTATTGTTCGGGCAGCCGCTAAAAACAAACTGAACTACCTGCCCGAGAACCAGGCAGCTATCCAGTTTGGAACCTACACCTTAATGAAGGGAAGCATCTTAGAGCGGGAAGCGAAAGATAAAAAGAAAGGTTTCTCTAAAAGATATGCCCCTTACCTGGACAGCCTCACTATTAGTGATAATCCCTCCCGAACAGCTTCTTTGCCCATCTTTCAATCAGAAACGATTAAGGAAACTTATTATAGCCGGGAACCTCGTAAATCGAAAGAGATTTTAAAAGCCAGCAAGGTGGTAGGAGTGGGCGTAGAGCGTGAAGGCCAGATAGCCCAACTGCTGAACGCACAGGCAGAACACTTCTCTTTGAACCAGAATTGGATGCGCATGTTTGACAAGGACTTTGTAAGTCCTATTGCCAACCAGTGGGCCAGCTATTATGATTATGACTTGGAGGACAGCGTAGAAACCTCCAGTGGCAAAGTGTACCGGCTCAAGATTCTCCCGAAGCGTTCCCAGGATCTCACATTTGAGGGCACTATGTGGATTGCTGATGGCTCTTTCTCCCTCCGCCGGATAGACATCAGGCTAAACAAAGGTGTGGCCCTTAATTTTGTAACAGGTCTGCACATTGTTCAAGCGTGGGATGAAAAGAACCCGTCGTTGCTGCCTGTTTCCAGCAAGCGCCAGTTTCAGATTACTGGGTTACCCGGAACTGATGTGCGATTGTTTGTAGAATCTGTGACTACCTACACCGACCTGGTGGTAGGTCAGCCAAAGCCGGAGGAGTTCTTCGACATGACCCACCAAATCAGTGACTCTGCGTTAAAGTACAAAGAGGATTACTGGCAAGCAGTCCGGCCACAGGCATTTTCCCCTGAAGAACTCAAGCGCGTGCAGGCCATAGCTCAGATCAACAAACTCCCTGAAATCCAGAGTACGGTCAAGCTTATCAGGATTGTGGTGGAAGGGCATATGCCTCTGAACGATAAATTAGAATGGGGACCTGTATTTGGCACCTACGTGTTTAATAAGCTGGAAGGTCACAGAATTCAATTTGGAGGTAGAACCACAGAGGCCTTTCACCCAAACTGGATCTTAAATGGGTACCTTGGGTACGGAACCAGAGATGAATCTTTTAAAAGCCTGCTTAACATCAGGTACATAGCCAATCGTCAGCAATGGACAGAGTGGGGGGTAAGCTACTTGAATGATGTAGGACCCGCTTCTCTTGACCTAAACAATTCGCAACTCAATAGCTTGTTTTTCTCAGCTTTCAGGTGGGGGAAGATGAATTTTCCTTACCAGCAAGAACGAATGCAAATGTGGGCCGAGCGGGAATGGCTTCCTGGTTTTCGGCAGCGAGTTACTTTCCGGCATACCAATTACCGTCCAGAATTTGACACCAAACTAATGGGCGGTGAGAAAGATGGCTCTCCATTTGGGGTATTCAGTACCACAGATGTTTCTCTTAGCTTGCGTTACTCCCCAGACTTGAAAATGCTGATCCGGCACTACGAGAAGATTCCAATCTCCAACTCTAATGCCCCAATATTTGGATTAGATGTTTCCGCTGGGATTAGAGGGGTAATGAATTCAGATTTAAACTACCAGGAAGTAGCCTTGTCTGTGGAACAGCGGGTGCGGGCAGGCATCTTTGGGTATGGACGCTATTACCTGAAAGCAGGCAAAACTTTCTCTAAAGTTCCGCTGCCTATGCTGCAAGTACCCATTGGGAACGAGACCCCCTTCTTTATTTTGCACGGGTACAACCTGATGCCGTTCTTCTCTTTTGCAACTGATGAATATGTGTCACTACGGTATGATCACCATTTTGAAGGTGCTTTTTCTATCACCAACCGGTTGCCCTTGCTAAAGAAAACCAAAATGTTGCTGGTGGCTGGAGGTGCCGTATTATACGGTCGCTTGTCTGACAAAAACAAACCAACTCAAACCGTAGGTCCTGAGCAAAGCAGGAACTTCCGTAGCTTGGGTAAAACTCCTTATGCTGAAGTGAATGTGGGCTTTAAAAATATATTTCAATTGCTGAGGGTAGATTTGGTGCACAGGCTTACTTATAAAGAGCTTGATTCACCCTTGTGGGGAGTTCGTCTGTCAGTGTCGGTAAACCCATAG
- a CDS encoding tetratricopeptide repeat protein yields the protein MSFPNLTSLAGGLGSEKLLWEANQLFREYKDTEALEKYELLLSSNPELPEALTKASIVCGRIGNRFADDTHKSLYFQKAFGFAQKAIEVDSLSAEPNYVMALSLSNLCQTVAIKDRMVQLNQIKTYLDKALAQDARHAGAWHLKGRWAYKVANLSFAERSANKLLTQLPLPVSSNDQAINALLKAIKLDPSNLLYYYDLARVQREADLKSECVSTLQKALDQKLVTTEDLELSRKCKMLLQEVLKVRA from the coding sequence ATGAGTTTTCCGAACCTTACCTCCCTTGCCGGCGGTTTAGGTTCGGAAAAACTCTTGTGGGAGGCTAACCAATTATTTCGTGAATACAAGGACACTGAAGCCTTGGAAAAATATGAACTCTTGCTTTCTTCCAATCCGGAGTTGCCAGAGGCGCTTACCAAAGCAAGTATCGTGTGCGGCCGTATAGGCAACCGGTTTGCCGATGACACGCATAAAAGTTTGTATTTTCAGAAAGCTTTTGGGTTCGCCCAGAAAGCAATAGAAGTAGACAGTCTTTCTGCAGAGCCTAATTACGTCATGGCTCTTTCCTTAAGCAATCTCTGCCAGACGGTAGCCATCAAAGATCGGATGGTACAGTTAAACCAAATCAAAACCTATTTAGACAAAGCACTAGCGCAGGATGCAAGACATGCAGGTGCCTGGCACCTCAAAGGGCGTTGGGCGTACAAAGTTGCTAACCTTTCCTTTGCTGAGAGATCTGCAAACAAATTGCTGACCCAACTACCGTTGCCTGTTTCCTCCAATGATCAAGCAATCAATGCTTTACTTAAAGCTATTAAACTAGACCCTTCAAATCTATTATACTACTATGATTTAGCAAGGGTGCAGCGCGAGGCTGACCTGAAAAGTGAATGTGTAAGCACCTTGCAAAAAGCATTAGATCAAAAATTGGTTACCACTGAGGATCTTGAATTAAGTAGAAAATGTAAAATGCTTTTGCAGGAAGTACTCAAAGTAAGAGCTTAG
- a CDS encoding DNA gyrase/topoisomerase IV subunit A, with translation MLNEELENENNLELGAELEGEETIHDITSVSGLYENWFLDYASYVILERAVPALEDGFKPVQRRIMHAMKEMDDGRFNKVANVIGQTMQYHPHGDASIGDAIVNLGQKDLLIETQGNWGDVRTGDSAAAPRYIEARLTKFALDVVFNAQTTEWQLSYDGRKNEPVTLPVKFPLLLAQGVEGIAVGLSTKIMPHNFRELIKGSIDVLKGRKTTLLPDFPTGGMADFTNYNGGGRGGKIRLRATIEKVDKSLLIIRDVPYGTTTTALMDSIVKASENNKIKIKKVVDNTAAEVEIQVHIPPGISPDLTIDALYAFTDCEVSISPNTCVIIEDKPRFLNVDELLRLSTVKTVRLLERELEIRMGELEDKWHQSSLEKIFIENRIYRDIEECETWEAVLVAIDKGLDPFKPILRREVTQDDIVRLTEIKIKRISKFDSFKADEFIKKLEDEMAEVADNLANLTRYAISYFEGLLAKYGKGKERKTQIRTFDVVSAQKVAVANQKLYVNRKDGFVGYGLKKDEFVCDCSDMDDIIAIRKDGKFMVSKISDKIFMGKDIVHVGVYNKNDEHMVYNMIYVDGKTGISFAKRFAVTSITRDKEYDLTKGEKNSKVVYLTANPNSESELVSITLQPASTARVKQFDFDFAELLIKGKGSQGNIVTKHPIKKVVQKELGESTRGGRDIYYDEVIGRLNTENRGRYLGSFNTDDSILVIYKDGTYEMTSFDVSNHYDVPNLELIHKFSPDLVVSAVYTEGETKITYVKRFVVETSTIGKRFIFISETKGSKLLAASVHPEPKAEIKIQRDKKSEKETDNLLLSDFIDVKGWRAMGNKLNYYKIFGVTIQKEEEVEQIKPKSGTKVIKSIKIEPTIVQAATTSFSTGDEVLLDLETIKPDLQLNVENEQNGDLPTPAKTPKKQLNLF, from the coding sequence ATGCTTAACGAAGAATTGGAAAACGAGAACAACCTGGAACTTGGGGCGGAATTGGAAGGAGAGGAGACCATCCATGACATTACCTCTGTTTCCGGACTGTACGAAAACTGGTTTTTGGACTATGCCTCCTATGTAATATTGGAGCGGGCTGTTCCTGCCCTGGAAGACGGCTTCAAACCAGTGCAGCGCCGCATCATGCACGCCATGAAAGAAATGGACGATGGTCGTTTCAATAAGGTGGCGAACGTGATAGGGCAGACCATGCAGTACCACCCGCACGGCGACGCCTCCATCGGCGATGCCATCGTGAACCTCGGCCAGAAAGACCTGCTTATAGAAACTCAGGGGAACTGGGGGGATGTACGTACTGGTGACAGCGCAGCGGCTCCACGTTACATTGAAGCTCGCCTCACCAAGTTTGCCTTAGATGTAGTATTCAACGCCCAAACCACTGAGTGGCAGTTGAGCTATGATGGCCGTAAAAACGAGCCAGTGACGTTACCGGTGAAATTCCCACTTCTGCTTGCGCAAGGCGTGGAGGGTATTGCCGTGGGTTTGTCTACCAAGATCATGCCCCACAATTTCCGGGAGCTGATCAAGGGATCTATTGACGTACTTAAAGGCCGTAAGACAACCTTGTTGCCAGACTTCCCAACGGGAGGCATGGCAGACTTCACCAATTACAACGGTGGGGGCAGAGGAGGCAAGATCCGTTTACGAGCTACTATTGAGAAAGTTGATAAATCGCTGCTCATCATCCGTGACGTGCCATACGGCACCACCACTACGGCTTTGATGGACTCTATTGTAAAGGCAAGCGAGAACAATAAAATCAAAATCAAAAAAGTAGTCGATAATACGGCGGCCGAGGTGGAGATCCAGGTGCACATACCACCGGGGATTTCTCCTGACCTGACCATTGATGCGCTTTACGCCTTCACTGACTGCGAGGTCTCTATTTCGCCTAACACGTGCGTGATCATTGAAGATAAGCCGCGCTTCCTGAACGTGGATGAATTGCTGCGTCTTTCTACAGTGAAAACCGTTCGGTTACTGGAGCGTGAGCTCGAGATCCGGATGGGTGAACTGGAAGACAAGTGGCACCAGTCTTCTCTGGAGAAGATCTTCATTGAGAACCGTATCTACCGCGACATTGAGGAGTGCGAGACTTGGGAAGCGGTATTGGTAGCCATTGACAAAGGGTTAGATCCATTCAAGCCTATTCTGCGCCGTGAGGTAACCCAGGATGATATTGTGCGCCTGACGGAGATCAAGATCAAGCGTATCTCTAAGTTTGACTCTTTCAAAGCCGATGAGTTCATCAAGAAGCTGGAAGATGAAATGGCTGAGGTGGCAGATAACCTTGCCAACCTTACCCGTTACGCCATCAGCTATTTTGAAGGTCTTTTAGCTAAATACGGCAAAGGCAAAGAGCGCAAAACTCAGATCAGAACCTTTGATGTGGTGTCTGCTCAAAAAGTGGCTGTGGCTAACCAGAAGCTATATGTAAACCGCAAAGACGGATTTGTAGGCTATGGCCTGAAGAAAGACGAGTTCGTGTGCGACTGCTCTGACATGGATGACATTATAGCCATCCGGAAAGACGGCAAGTTCATGGTTTCAAAGATCAGTGATAAGATCTTCATGGGGAAAGACATTGTTCATGTTGGCGTGTACAACAAAAACGATGAGCACATGGTCTATAACATGATCTATGTGGATGGAAAAACCGGTATCTCGTTTGCCAAACGTTTTGCCGTAACTTCCATTACTCGTGACAAAGAGTATGACCTTACTAAGGGCGAGAAAAACTCGAAAGTGGTGTATTTAACCGCTAACCCTAACTCAGAGTCAGAGTTGGTGAGCATCACACTTCAGCCGGCTAGTACTGCAAGGGTAAAACAGTTTGACTTTGATTTTGCTGAATTGCTCATTAAAGGCAAAGGCTCTCAAGGAAACATTGTGACTAAGCACCCTATCAAGAAGGTAGTGCAGAAGGAGCTAGGCGAATCTACCCGTGGTGGACGTGACATCTACTATGATGAGGTGATTGGCCGTCTGAACACCGAGAACCGTGGTCGTTATCTGGGCTCTTTCAACACAGATGATTCTATTCTGGTGATCTACAAAGACGGTACTTACGAGATGACTTCGTTTGATGTGTCTAACCACTATGACGTGCCAAACCTGGAGTTGATCCATAAGTTCTCTCCAGACTTGGTTGTATCAGCAGTGTACACTGAAGGCGAAACCAAGATTACGTATGTGAAACGCTTTGTGGTTGAAACCAGCACCATTGGCAAGCGCTTCATCTTTATCAGTGAAACCAAAGGATCTAAATTATTGGCCGCATCAGTTCATCCGGAACCTAAGGCAGAAATCAAGATTCAGCGGGATAAAAAATCTGAGAAAGAAACTGATAATCTGCTGCTTAGCGACTTTATAGATGTGAAAGGTTGGCGGGCAATGGGCAATAAACTTAACTACTACAAGATCTTTGGTGTAACAATACAAAAAGAGGAAGAAGTAGAGCAAATCAAGCCTAAGTCTGGTACAAAAGTTATAAAGTCTATTAAGATAGAACCAACTATTGTACAAGCTGCAACTACTTCATTTTCAACTGGTGACGAGGTTTTACTTGATTTAGAAACAATAAAACCAGATTTGCAATTGAACGTAGAGAATGAACAAAACGGGGATTTACCAACACCAGCTAAAACACCAAAAAAACAGCTAAACCTGTTTTAG
- a CDS encoding DNA topoisomerase IV subunit B: protein MAELTDVTYNEDSIRSLDWREHIRLRPGMYIGKLGDGSSPDDGIYILVKEVIDNSIDEHMMGHGRTIEVKISDHKVVVRDYGRGIPLGKVIDCVSKINTGGKYDSRAFQKSVGLNGVGTKAVNALSSSFRIQSVREGQTKVAEFERGELVKDEPLQETNQRNGTTTIFVPDDTIFKNYHFIPEFLENQIWNYVYLNAGLTIHFNGQKYLSENGLKDLLSRKIAEETMRYPIIHLKGDDIELALTHGNDYGEEYYSFVNGQYTTQGGTHLAAFREAVVKTVREFYKKDYDATDIRGSIVGAIAIRVQEPVFESQTKTKLGSINMSHEGHTVRGFVNDYVKEHLDNYLHKNPAVAEALRKRIEQSERERKDMAGIKKLANQRAKKANLHNKKLRDCRFHFGESKELEKEALTTLFITEGDSASGSITKSRNVELEAVFSLRGKPLNCFGLKKKVVYENEEFNLLQHALNIEEGLEGLRYNRVVVATDADVDGMHIRLLLMTFFLQFFPDLVKNGHLYILETPLFRVRNKKETIYCYNEQEKQNAMRKLGKNPEITRFKGLGEISPEEFGKFIGENIRLEPVIMGKTEQNIQKVLSYFMGKNTPERQQFIIENLKIEKDIVEEVYA from the coding sequence ATGGCTGAATTGACTGATGTAACCTACAACGAGGATAGTATACGATCGCTTGATTGGCGTGAACACATCCGGCTGCGTCCGGGTATGTACATTGGCAAGCTGGGCGACGGTTCCTCTCCCGATGATGGGATATACATCCTTGTGAAAGAGGTGATTGACAACTCCATTGATGAGCACATGATGGGGCATGGTCGCACCATTGAAGTAAAGATTTCTGACCATAAAGTGGTAGTCCGCGACTACGGCCGAGGTATTCCATTGGGCAAGGTGATTGATTGCGTGAGTAAGATCAACACTGGTGGTAAATACGACAGCCGCGCCTTCCAAAAATCGGTGGGTCTGAACGGGGTGGGTACCAAGGCGGTGAACGCGTTGTCTTCCAGCTTCAGAATCCAGTCAGTGCGTGAGGGGCAAACCAAAGTGGCCGAGTTTGAGCGTGGTGAGTTAGTCAAAGATGAGCCACTGCAGGAAACAAACCAGCGCAATGGTACCACTACCATCTTTGTGCCTGATGATACCATCTTCAAGAACTACCACTTCATTCCGGAGTTCCTGGAAAACCAGATCTGGAACTATGTATACCTGAACGCAGGTTTGACCATCCATTTCAACGGACAGAAGTATTTGTCTGAAAATGGCCTGAAAGACTTGTTGAGCCGCAAGATTGCCGAAGAAACCATGCGCTACCCTATCATCCACCTAAAAGGCGATGATATTGAGTTAGCCCTTACCCACGGCAATGACTATGGTGAAGAATACTATTCTTTCGTGAACGGACAGTACACCACCCAAGGGGGTACCCACTTAGCTGCTTTTAGAGAAGCCGTGGTAAAGACCGTGCGCGAATTCTATAAGAAAGACTATGATGCCACTGATATCAGGGGATCAATTGTAGGTGCTATTGCTATTCGTGTTCAGGAGCCGGTTTTTGAAAGCCAGACCAAAACCAAATTGGGCTCTATTAACATGAGCCATGAGGGTCATACGGTTCGTGGCTTCGTGAATGATTATGTGAAGGAGCACCTGGACAATTACCTGCACAAGAACCCTGCGGTAGCAGAGGCGCTACGCAAGCGTATTGAGCAAAGTGAGCGGGAACGCAAAGACATGGCTGGTATTAAGAAACTGGCCAACCAACGTGCTAAGAAAGCGAACCTGCACAACAAGAAGTTACGTGACTGCCGCTTCCACTTTGGTGAAAGTAAAGAGTTGGAGAAAGAGGCTTTGACTACCTTGTTCATCACCGAGGGTGACTCCGCATCGGGTTCTATCACTAAGTCGAGAAACGTAGAGTTAGAGGCTGTATTCTCCTTAAGAGGAAAGCCTTTGAACTGCTTCGGGCTGAAGAAGAAAGTGGTATATGAGAACGAAGAATTCAACCTGCTGCAGCACGCCTTGAACATTGAAGAAGGTTTGGAAGGGTTGCGTTACAACCGCGTGGTAGTCGCTACTGATGCTGATGTGGACGGGATGCACATCCGCTTACTGCTAATGACGTTTTTCCTGCAGTTTTTTCCAGATCTGGTGAAAAACGGCCACCTGTACATTCTGGAGACGCCGCTCTTCCGGGTACGAAATAAGAAGGAGACAATCTATTGCTACAACGAGCAGGAAAAGCAGAACGCTATGCGCAAGCTGGGCAAGAACCCTGAGATAACCCGCTTCAAAGGATTAGGAGAGATTTCGCCGGAAGAGTTCGGGAAGTTTATAGGCGAGAACATCCGTCTTGAGCCCGTGATTATGGGCAAGACGGAGCAGAACATCCAAAAGGTCTTGTCTTACTTTATGGGCAAGAACACCCCGGAGCGCCAGCAGTTTATCATTGAGAATCTCAAAATAGAGAAAGATATAGTAGAGGAGGTTTATGCTTAA
- a CDS encoding AI-2E family transporter — MEIKLPSYFKYTVILLGLYLLLHFLQTFSPVLIPICFAALFALLLLPMSRWLERRLPRAISIVISLVVVIIVLGLVIWFLSHQVSNFSTELSEINSKISLLVAKFQSFLYERFGIRPTNKNEFLQKALGNVTQTGTAFLGSTISVTTGALTVLSLIPIYIFCMLYYRDHLRKFMFQFITRERREPLMETVDNIQRVVQGYLSGLLIVIFVVSILNSVGLMIMGVEYAIFFGVMAAILTVIPYIGILIGALFPALFVLVNTGSAAQMLIVIGIFAFVQFLEGNFITPYVVGSKVSINPFAAILALILGGEIWGAPGMILSIPIIAILKVIFDAYEPLQPFGYLLNDVSHGSAENKLLQKLRARQKSK; from the coding sequence ATGGAAATAAAATTACCCTCTTATTTTAAGTACACAGTTATTCTGCTGGGGCTTTATCTGCTGCTCCACTTTTTGCAAACCTTTAGTCCCGTACTCATTCCTATTTGTTTTGCCGCCCTTTTTGCTTTGCTGTTACTTCCAATGAGCCGATGGCTGGAGCGGCGGCTGCCCCGGGCAATATCCATTGTCATCTCGCTGGTAGTGGTCATTATTGTGCTGGGTCTTGTGATCTGGTTTTTGTCTCACCAGGTAAGCAACTTCTCTACTGAACTATCTGAGATCAACAGTAAAATTTCTTTGTTGGTGGCCAAGTTCCAGAGCTTTCTTTACGAGCGCTTTGGCATTAGACCCACTAATAAGAATGAGTTCCTGCAAAAGGCTTTGGGAAATGTTACCCAAACCGGGACAGCTTTCCTTGGCAGCACAATCTCGGTGACCACCGGTGCCCTAACAGTACTTTCTTTAATTCCAATTTACATCTTCTGTATGCTTTACTACCGTGATCACTTGCGGAAGTTTATGTTCCAGTTCATCACCAGAGAACGACGTGAGCCTCTTATGGAAACAGTAGACAACATACAGCGGGTAGTACAGGGGTACCTATCGGGTTTGTTGATTGTGATCTTTGTGGTATCCATACTTAACTCAGTAGGTCTGATGATCATGGGGGTTGAATACGCCATCTTCTTCGGGGTGATGGCGGCCATATTAACGGTGATACCTTACATAGGTATTTTAATTGGTGCCTTGTTCCCGGCTTTGTTTGTGTTAGTAAACACAGGGTCGGCAGCCCAGATGTTGATTGTGATCGGCATTTTCGCCTTTGTTCAGTTCCTTGAGGGGAACTTCATTACGCCGTATGTAGTGGGTTCTAAAGTAAGCATCAACCCTTTTGCTGCTATCCTGGCTTTGATTTTAGGAGGAGAAATCTGGGGAGCTCCGGGCATGATTCTTTCCATCCCCATCATAGCCATCCTGAAAGTAATTTTTGATGCCTATGAGCCATTGCAGCCTTTTGGCTACCTGTTGAATGATGTAAGCCATGGTTCAGCTGAAAACAAGCTTTTGCAAAAGCTTAGGGCAAGACAAAAAAGTAAATAG
- a CDS encoding ferritin-like domain-containing protein produces the protein MDNANSKVIDTLNDLVTTARDGQKGYETAAGAVQNIQVKSELERLAQQRAIFVSELESKAQQLGGSTKDTTTVEGVALEAAGAVHRGWINLKSAVGANDSKAILGECETGDEAALKAYDNALHAEGLPVDVKSVIQRQYQEIQAAKQMITSMKQSV, from the coding sequence ATGGATAACGCAAATAGCAAAGTAATTGACACCCTGAATGATTTGGTAACCACAGCCCGTGACGGACAGAAAGGATATGAAACAGCAGCAGGAGCCGTACAAAATATCCAGGTAAAATCTGAACTGGAAAGACTTGCTCAACAAAGAGCCATCTTTGTGAGTGAACTCGAAAGCAAAGCTCAACAGTTAGGCGGAAGCACTAAGGACACCACTACCGTGGAAGGAGTTGCCTTAGAAGCAGCCGGAGCGGTGCACCGCGGATGGATTAACCTTAAATCTGCGGTAGGCGCAAACGACAGCAAAGCTATCCTGGGCGAATGCGAAACCGGTGACGAAGCAGCATTGAAAGCCTATGACAACGCTTTGCATGCTGAAGGTTTACCAGTTGATGTGAAAAGTGTCATACAACGCCAGTATCAGGAGATTCAGGCCGCGAAGCAGATGATCACTTCTATGAAACAAAGTGTGTAA
- a CDS encoding exonuclease domain-containing protein — translation MYAIVDIETTGGQPAEDRITEIAIFIHDGDQVVDQFHSLINPGRPIPFFISQLTGITDEMVRDAPKFHEVAKQIVQITEGNVFVAHNVRFDYSFVKKEFADLGFTFQRKTLCTVRLSRKLMPGLPSYSLGKLCKSIDIPLQMRHRAIGDAEATAVLFDRLLKIDEKKVNDSQDEKLLETSSISKEIKTSLLPSNISKDMVDALPLEAGVYYFHDEEGQIIYVGKSKSIRKRIIQHFNIDFKSKKSIEFKNRIADITYVRTGSELVALLFESDEIKKRKPFYNRAQRRSVYHSGIYSYYDQEGYLRLTFQKAKTEVPPLLTMSNQFQAKNFLYNRVAKYNLCQKLCDLYKSTGPCFDYQVHQCKGACVGKESPEEYNLRVIESIDAFKYDYDTFVIIGKGRNAEEKSVVVVDNGRYLGFGYFDESFSASSLEDFKGVIRYYNDNKDTQQIIRGYMRTKHGDKVLVFSQEEDPAF, via the coding sequence GTGTACGCAATAGTAGACATTGAAACCACAGGTGGCCAACCCGCTGAAGATCGGATCACCGAGATCGCTATTTTCATCCATGACGGGGATCAAGTAGTGGACCAATTCCATTCCTTGATCAACCCAGGTCGTCCTATTCCTTTTTTCATTTCGCAGCTTACCGGTATTACCGATGAAATGGTACGCGATGCTCCTAAATTTCATGAGGTAGCCAAACAGATTGTGCAGATCACCGAAGGCAATGTGTTTGTAGCCCATAACGTGCGGTTTGACTATTCTTTTGTAAAAAAAGAATTTGCAGATCTGGGGTTCACATTCCAGAGGAAGACTTTGTGCACTGTACGCCTCAGCCGTAAACTAATGCCAGGTTTACCTTCCTATAGTTTAGGAAAATTGTGCAAGAGCATTGACATACCCCTACAGATGCGTCACCGCGCCATTGGCGATGCAGAGGCTACGGCGGTGCTTTTTGACCGTTTACTTAAAATAGACGAGAAAAAGGTTAATGATTCACAAGATGAAAAACTGCTGGAAACCTCTTCCATCTCCAAAGAGATAAAGACGTCACTCCTGCCTTCTAATATTTCCAAAGACATGGTGGATGCCCTTCCGCTGGAGGCTGGGGTGTACTACTTCCATGACGAAGAAGGTCAGATTATTTACGTGGGCAAAAGCAAGAGCATCCGTAAACGCATCATCCAGCACTTTAACATCGATTTTAAAAGTAAAAAGTCAATTGAATTCAAGAACCGGATTGCGGACATCACCTATGTCAGGACAGGCAGTGAACTTGTGGCTCTTTTATTTGAATCTGACGAGATTAAGAAGCGGAAGCCATTCTATAACCGGGCCCAACGAAGGAGTGTTTACCATTCGGGCATTTACTCTTACTATGACCAGGAAGGGTATCTACGGCTAACTTTCCAGAAAGCAAAGACTGAGGTTCCTCCTTTGTTGACCATGTCAAACCAGTTTCAGGCCAAGAACTTTCTTTACAACCGTGTGGCCAAGTACAACCTTTGCCAGAAACTGTGTGACCTGTACAAATCTACCGGACCCTGCTTTGATTACCAGGTGCACCAATGCAAAGGAGCTTGCGTAGGCAAAGAATCTCCCGAAGAGTATAACCTTCGGGTCATTGAATCCATTGATGCCTTCAAGTATGACTATGACACTTTTGTAATCATTGGCAAAGGCAGGAATGCTGAGGAGAAGTCTGTGGTTGTGGTAGACAACGGCCGCTACCTTGGCTTTGGGTACTTTGATGAGTCTTTCAGTGCCTCTTCTTTAGAAGACTTCAAGGGTGTGATCAGATACTACAATGACAACAAAGACACCCAGCAAATCATTAGGGGGTATATGCGTACTAAGCACGGAGATAAAGTGTTAGTATTCTCCCAAGAGGAAGATCCTGCGTTTTAG